The proteins below come from a single Gordonia sp. X0973 genomic window:
- a CDS encoding leucyl aminopeptidase has translation MSNSDTADRVRGPEFDLATTLSRADSALLVGLAAGAGSDASGKDRFAGDDAPTLVIGDGIVDDAVAEALESGLVALGATGKHGEITRIPAPAGLAVDVVVAVGLGPLDEASPDAESETDAAGAAAESLRQAAGIAARELAGHDTVATTLSTLAVGPVVEGLFLGAYRFELFRSAKADEKNARSTVPAKFHLLVEAKNTEAKADLAHAVVVADSVAIARDLVNTPPSHLYPEEFAKRAAALGKKFGLDVEVFDDEKLEREGYGGIVGVGKGSSRKPRLVRLTHAKKDAKSVALVGKGITFDTGGISIKPAANMDHMTSDMGGAAAVVAAVIAAARLDVDATVVATVPMAENMPSGTAQRPGDVLTQYGGKTIEVLNTDAEGRLILADAIVRALEDEPDYLIDTATLTGAQMVALGTRTPGVMGTREFRDRVAALSRRAGENGWAMPIPPELRADLTSRVADMANITPHRFGGMLAAATYLKEFVPAGQAWAHIDIAGPAFNSGGTWGYNPKGGTGVPVRTLIDVIEDIAANG, from the coding sequence GTGAGCAACTCAGACACCGCCGACCGGGTCCGCGGCCCGGAATTCGATCTCGCCACCACCCTCTCCCGCGCCGACAGCGCGTTGCTCGTCGGCCTCGCCGCCGGCGCCGGGAGCGACGCGAGCGGGAAAGACCGATTCGCCGGCGACGACGCGCCGACGCTGGTCATCGGTGACGGCATCGTCGACGACGCCGTAGCCGAAGCCCTCGAATCCGGGTTGGTCGCCCTGGGCGCCACCGGCAAACACGGCGAGATCACCCGGATCCCCGCCCCCGCCGGGCTGGCCGTCGACGTGGTCGTCGCGGTCGGGCTGGGCCCGCTGGACGAGGCCTCACCCGACGCGGAATCCGAGACGGATGCCGCCGGCGCGGCGGCCGAGTCGCTGCGCCAGGCGGCCGGTATCGCCGCGCGCGAGCTGGCCGGGCACGACACCGTCGCCACCACGCTCTCGACGTTGGCGGTCGGGCCGGTCGTCGAGGGGCTGTTCCTCGGCGCCTACCGCTTCGAGCTGTTCCGCTCGGCCAAGGCCGACGAGAAGAACGCCAGGTCCACGGTGCCCGCCAAGTTCCATCTGCTCGTCGAGGCGAAGAACACCGAGGCCAAGGCCGATCTGGCCCACGCGGTCGTCGTCGCGGACTCCGTCGCCATCGCGCGCGACCTGGTCAACACGCCGCCGAGCCACCTCTACCCCGAGGAGTTCGCGAAGCGGGCCGCGGCGCTGGGCAAGAAGTTCGGACTCGACGTCGAGGTCTTCGACGACGAGAAGCTCGAGCGCGAGGGCTACGGCGGGATCGTCGGCGTCGGCAAGGGCAGCTCACGCAAGCCCCGGCTGGTCCGCCTGACCCATGCCAAGAAGGATGCCAAGTCGGTGGCGCTCGTCGGTAAGGGCATCACCTTCGACACCGGCGGCATCTCCATCAAACCCGCCGCCAACATGGACCACATGACCTCGGACATGGGTGGTGCCGCCGCGGTCGTCGCCGCCGTCATCGCGGCGGCCCGCCTCGACGTCGACGCGACGGTCGTCGCGACGGTGCCGATGGCCGAGAACATGCCGTCGGGCACCGCGCAGCGCCCGGGTGACGTGCTGACCCAATACGGCGGGAAGACGATCGAGGTGCTCAACACCGACGCCGAGGGCCGGCTGATCCTGGCCGACGCGATCGTGCGGGCGCTGGAGGACGAGCCGGACTACCTCATCGACACCGCGACCCTCACCGGGGCGCAGATGGTGGCACTGGGCACCCGCACCCCCGGCGTGATGGGGACGCGCGAGTTCCGCGACCGGGTCGCGGCACTGTCGCGGCGCGCGGGTGAGAACGGTTGGGCGATGCCCATCCCGCCCGAATTGCGCGCCGACCTGACCTCCCGCGTCGCCGATATGGCCAACATCACGCCGCACCGATTCGGCGGGATGCTGGCCGCGGCAACCTATCTCAAGGAGTTCGTCCCGGCCGGGCAGGCCTGGGCCCATATCGACATCGCTGGCCCGGCGTTCAACTCCGGCGGCACGTGGGGATACAACCCGAAGGGCGGAACCGGTGTGCCCGTTCGGACCCTCATCGATGTGATCGAGGACATCGCCGCGAACGGCTGA
- the sucB gene encoding 2-oxoglutarate dehydrogenase, E2 component, dihydrolipoamide succinyltransferase yields the protein MAFSVQMPALGESVTEGTVTRWLKAEGDTVAVDEPLLEVSTDKVDTEIPSPAAGVLVKIVANEDDVVEIGGELAVIGEAGEAAPAAPAPAAEPAAAAPAPEPTPEPAAPAPAAPAPEPAAAPEPAAAPTAPASGTEVVMPALGESVTEGTVTNWLKQVGDSVAVDEPLVEVSTDKVDTEIPSPVAGTLLEISADTDDVVEVGGKLAVIGSGSPAAAPAAPAPAPAPTPAPEPAPAAAAPAPEPTPAPAPAAPTPPPAPAAPAAPAPAAPTPASPAPASAGDGPYVTPLVRKLAAENNVDLSALTGTGVGGRIRKQDVLAASGGGTTAPAAVPAAAPAPEVRPELAALRGTTAKVNRIRQITAVKTRESLQTTAQLTQVHEVDMTKIAALRAEAKKSFQATEGVNLTFLPFFAKAVVEALKVHPNINASYDEDAKEITYHGGVQLGIAVDTPEGLLSPVIHNADDLSLAGLARAIADIADRARNGGLKPDDLMGGTFTITNIGSQGALFDTPILVPPQAAMLGTGAIVKRPVILTDDDGSESLAVRSMAYLPLTYDHRLIDGADAGRFLTTVRKRLEAGEFAADLGL from the coding sequence ATGGCCTTCTCCGTCCAGATGCCCGCGTTGGGTGAAAGCGTCACCGAGGGAACCGTCACACGGTGGCTCAAGGCGGAGGGAGACACCGTCGCCGTCGACGAGCCGCTGCTGGAGGTCTCCACCGACAAGGTCGACACCGAGATCCCCTCCCCCGCCGCGGGCGTGCTGGTCAAGATCGTGGCCAACGAGGACGACGTCGTCGAGATCGGCGGCGAGCTGGCCGTCATCGGCGAGGCCGGCGAAGCAGCACCTGCGGCACCCGCCCCGGCCGCGGAGCCCGCCGCTGCCGCTCCCGCACCGGAGCCCACTCCCGAACCCGCGGCACCGGCACCGGCCGCGCCGGCCCCCGAGCCGGCGGCTGCACCCGAGCCCGCCGCCGCACCCACCGCCCCGGCGAGTGGCACGGAGGTCGTGATGCCGGCCCTCGGCGAATCGGTCACCGAAGGCACCGTGACCAATTGGCTCAAGCAGGTCGGCGACTCCGTGGCCGTCGACGAGCCCCTCGTCGAGGTCTCCACCGACAAGGTCGACACCGAGATCCCGTCCCCCGTGGCCGGCACGCTGCTGGAGATCAGCGCCGACACCGACGACGTCGTCGAGGTGGGCGGCAAATTGGCCGTCATCGGCAGCGGCTCCCCCGCGGCGGCACCGGCCGCTCCCGCACCCGCACCCGCACCGACCCCTGCACCGGAACCCGCCCCAGCGGCAGCCGCTCCCGCACCGGAGCCGACTCCGGCACCCGCTCCGGCTGCACCGACACCCCCGCCCGCACCGGCCGCTCCTGCTGCTCCGGCACCGGCCGCACCCACCCCGGCCTCGCCCGCCCCGGCTTCGGCCGGCGACGGACCCTATGTGACGCCGCTGGTGCGCAAACTCGCCGCCGAGAACAACGTCGACCTGTCCGCGCTGACCGGCACCGGCGTCGGTGGACGCATCCGCAAGCAGGATGTGCTGGCCGCCTCCGGCGGTGGGACGACCGCTCCGGCCGCCGTGCCTGCCGCCGCCCCCGCCCCGGAAGTCCGCCCGGAACTCGCGGCGCTGCGCGGCACCACGGCCAAGGTCAACCGGATCCGGCAGATCACCGCGGTCAAGACCCGCGAGTCGCTGCAGACCACAGCGCAGCTCACGCAGGTGCACGAGGTCGACATGACCAAGATCGCCGCCCTGCGCGCCGAGGCCAAGAAGAGCTTCCAGGCGACCGAAGGTGTGAACCTGACCTTCCTGCCGTTCTTCGCCAAAGCCGTCGTCGAGGCGCTGAAGGTCCACCCGAATATCAACGCCAGCTACGACGAGGACGCCAAGGAGATCACCTACCACGGCGGCGTGCAGCTCGGCATCGCGGTCGACACCCCCGAGGGCCTGCTCTCGCCGGTGATCCACAATGCCGACGACCTCTCGCTGGCCGGATTGGCCCGCGCCATCGCCGACATCGCCGACCGCGCCCGCAACGGCGGCCTGAAGCCCGACGATCTGATGGGCGGCACGTTCACCATCACCAACATCGGCAGCCAGGGCGCCCTGTTCGACACCCCGATCCTGGTGCCGCCGCAGGCGGCGATGCTGGGCACCGGTGCCATCGTTAAGCGCCCGGTCATCCTGACCGACGACGACGGCAGCGAGTCGCTGGCCGTCCGGTCGATGGCCTACCTGCCGCTGACCTACGACCACCGTCTCATCGACGGGGCCGACGCCGGTCGCTTCCTCACCACCGTCCGCAAGCGCCTGGAGGCCGGGGAGTTCGCCGCCGACCTCGGTCTGTAG